A stretch of Gymnodinialimonas phycosphaerae DNA encodes these proteins:
- a CDS encoding MFS transporter codes for MTVPRPRKHIVPALGLVQILTWGSTFYLLAVLGDPIVQATGWPRVAVTGGVSLGLLTSGLAARMVGREITARGGRDVMMAGVALLIVGLLGLAAAPSLPFYFAAWIVLGCGMAASLYEAAFSTLGMLFGDKARSAITTLTLLGGLASTICWPLSAYLVDVVGWRGTCGVYAALHLCVTLPLCRFGLPASPKPRVETAGPPSGAAPRLDLPFVCMALWGVSLALILGVISVHLITLLTAGGLSVAAAVALGAMIGPSQVAARLVELAGRGRHHPIITQFGSSALICLGLVGLWQDIPTSVCMVAYGTGAGLWSIARGTMVLQIYGARAYPSATARLARPVLIAAAVAPLAGGALIEAFGPLGTLRLLALATCVPLLATLTLGMLLRR; via the coding sequence GTGACAGTGCCCCGGCCCCGAAAGCACATCGTTCCCGCCTTGGGACTGGTGCAGATCCTGACATGGGGCAGCACATTCTATCTCTTGGCCGTTTTGGGGGATCCGATCGTGCAGGCCACCGGGTGGCCGCGGGTCGCGGTGACGGGCGGCGTTTCCCTGGGGTTGCTGACCTCAGGCCTTGCCGCGCGCATGGTCGGGCGCGAGATCACGGCGCGCGGTGGGCGCGACGTGATGATGGCGGGTGTGGCCCTGTTGATCGTGGGCCTGCTTGGCTTGGCCGCTGCCCCATCCCTCCCGTTCTATTTCGCCGCCTGGATCGTGCTGGGGTGCGGCATGGCGGCGAGCCTTTACGAAGCCGCATTCTCTACCCTTGGCATGCTTTTCGGCGACAAGGCACGGTCTGCGATCACCACGCTCACGCTGCTTGGCGGGCTGGCCAGCACGATCTGCTGGCCCCTGTCGGCCTATCTGGTTGACGTCGTGGGCTGGCGCGGCACCTGCGGGGTCTACGCAGCACTACACCTTTGCGTGACGCTGCCACTTTGCCGTTTCGGCCTGCCCGCGTCGCCGAAACCCCGAGTTGAGACCGCGGGGCCACCCTCCGGTGCCGCGCCTCGGCTCGACCTGCCCTTCGTGTGTATGGCGCTTTGGGGCGTCAGCCTTGCACTGATCCTCGGCGTCATTTCGGTCCACCTCATCACCCTGCTCACCGCCGGCGGGCTGAGCGTCGCCGCTGCTGTCGCCCTTGGTGCGATGATCGGCCCCTCACAAGTCGCCGCGCGGTTGGTTGAGTTGGCAGGGCGCGGGCGGCATCACCCGATCATCACGCAATTCGGATCAAGCGCCTTGATCTGCCTGGGCCTTGTCGGCCTTTGGCAAGACATCCCCACGAGCGTCTGCATGGTAGCCTACGGCACGGGCGCGGGTCTGTGGTCCATCGCGCGGGGCACCATGGTGCTGCAAATCTACGGCGCGCGCGCCTATCCCAGTGCCACGGCGCGGCTGGCGCGCCCTGTTCTGATCGCCGCCGCCGTAGCGCCACTTGCAGGCGGCGCACTGATCGAGGCGTTTGGCCCCCTCGGCACGCTGCGTCTTCTGGCGCTGGCCACTTGCGTGCCCCTTCTGGCGACGCTCACGCTTGGGATGTTGCTGCGACGCTAA
- a CDS encoding HAD family hydrolase gives MDEGLSVIGFDADDTLWQNESFFRLTEDKFAELLADFAEDTHLRDRLLELEKKNIGHYGFGIKGFMLSMIETAIEVTEGRVDGQVVAQILAMGQEMLRHPIHLLPHVEETLASLSDRYPLVLITKGDLLHQEQKLAASGLGELFSAVEIVSEKQPRTYDRAFSAHGTGPRHAMMVGNSMKSDIRPALDVGAHAVYVPHGLTWALEHAETPEGHPRFHELPDLGGLVRLIDQLE, from the coding sequence ATGGACGAAGGGTTAAGCGTGATCGGTTTCGATGCCGACGACACGCTGTGGCAGAATGAGTCGTTCTTTCGGCTGACCGAGGACAAGTTCGCCGAATTGCTGGCGGATTTCGCGGAGGACACGCATCTGCGCGACCGCCTGCTGGAACTGGAAAAGAAGAACATCGGTCACTACGGCTTTGGCATCAAAGGCTTCATGCTGTCGATGATCGAGACGGCGATCGAAGTCACCGAAGGCCGCGTGGACGGCCAAGTCGTCGCGCAGATCCTTGCGATGGGCCAAGAGATGCTTCGCCACCCCATCCATTTGCTGCCCCATGTGGAAGAGACCTTGGCCTCCCTCTCGGATCGCTATCCGCTGGTGCTGATCACTAAGGGCGACCTTTTGCATCAGGAACAGAAGCTGGCGGCTAGCGGATTGGGAGAGTTGTTCTCGGCCGTAGAAATCGTGTCCGAGAAACAGCCCCGCACCTATGACCGGGCGTTTTCCGCCCATGGAACGGGTCCGAGACACGCGATGATGGTGGGCAATTCGATGAAGTCCGATATCCGCCCCGCGCTCGATGTGGGGGCCCATGCGGTGTATGTGCCCCACGGGCTGACTTGGGCGTTGGAGCATGCGGAAACGCCAGAGGGGCACCCAAGGTTTCACGAATTGCCGGATCTGGGCGGGCTGGTGCGCCTGATTGATCAGCTTGAGTAG
- a CDS encoding methyltransferase has translation MTPDRWTLAIDGGDLALPDGAVLVMQARADSDFSSFGDDVTCVQGFAPDHDRLAARGDNVVVEAEGSFTNALVQITKSRVGTLSAIAEALGHLPPGGLLMVDGQKEEGIEAVVKQLRLLFEVDHVFSKSHGKLAWLRRTDAIPPQVVDWITAPEEGDHGYMTVPGGFSVEGPDRGSEILVALVPALKGRVADFGAGWGYIAGEILAEQDTIETFDLIEADHAMLEAAQHNIDDPRARFHWADVARFEPDAPYDAIVCNPPFHVGRRADPGLGRAFIQAAARHLTPRGRFFMVANRHLPYEDTLKTCFGTGSMLGELEGYKIYEAAKPLGQSPRKSKR, from the coding sequence ATGACCCCCGACAGATGGACCCTCGCGATTGACGGCGGTGACCTTGCGCTGCCCGATGGTGCCGTGCTGGTCATGCAGGCCCGCGCCGACAGCGATTTTTCTTCGTTTGGCGATGACGTGACCTGTGTGCAGGGTTTTGCGCCCGATCACGACAGGCTGGCCGCGCGGGGCGACAACGTCGTGGTGGAGGCCGAGGGCAGCTTCACCAACGCCCTGGTCCAGATCACCAAATCACGCGTCGGGACGCTTTCGGCAATTGCCGAGGCGCTGGGGCATCTGCCGCCGGGGGGCTTGCTGATGGTCGATGGCCAGAAGGAAGAGGGGATCGAGGCGGTCGTCAAGCAGCTTAGACTGCTGTTCGAGGTCGATCACGTCTTCTCCAAATCCCACGGCAAACTGGCCTGGCTGCGCCGTACCGATGCGATCCCGCCGCAGGTCGTCGACTGGATCACGGCGCCCGAAGAAGGGGACCATGGCTACATGACGGTCCCCGGTGGCTTCAGTGTGGAAGGGCCCGACCGAGGGTCCGAGATCCTCGTGGCACTGGTGCCGGCGTTGAAAGGCCGCGTTGCGGATTTCGGGGCCGGATGGGGCTACATCGCCGGAGAGATCCTGGCCGAGCAGGACACCATCGAGACCTTCGATCTGATCGAGGCCGACCACGCCATGCTTGAGGCCGCGCAGCATAACATCGACGACCCACGCGCCCGCTTCCATTGGGCTGATGTCGCCCGGTTCGAGCCCGACGCCCCCTATGATGCGATCGTGTGCAATCCGCCTTTCCATGTCGGCCGCCGGGCCGACCCCGGCCTTGGCCGCGCCTTCATCCAGGCCGCCGCCCGCCACCTGACACCCCGGGGGCGCTTTTTCATGGTGGCCAATCGCCATTTGCCCTATGAGGACACGCTCAAAACCTGCTTCGGCACCGGCTCCATGCTGGGAGAGCTGGAGGGCTACAAAATCTACGAGGCGGCAAAGCCCCTTGGGCAGTCGCCCCGCAAATCAAAGCGCT
- the clpS gene encoding ATP-dependent Clp protease adapter ClpS, which produces MMAEDPDDVDGGDGDVSLATKTKTKTQRPPMYKVMLLNDDYTPMEFVVHVLERFFGITHAAAVEIMLVVHKKGLAVVGVFSHEIAETKVAQVMDFARRNQHPLQCTMEKEE; this is translated from the coding sequence ATGATGGCAGAAGACCCTGACGACGTCGACGGCGGCGATGGCGACGTCTCTCTGGCGACGAAGACCAAGACGAAAACGCAGCGGCCGCCGATGTATAAAGTGATGCTGCTCAACGACGACTACACGCCGATGGAATTCGTGGTGCATGTGCTGGAGCGTTTCTTTGGCATTACCCATGCCGCCGCGGTCGAGATCATGTTGGTTGTCCACAAGAAGGGCCTTGCGGTCGTGGGCGTCTTCAGCCACGAGATCGCGGAAACCAAGGTGGCGCAGGTGATGGACTTCGCCCGTCGCAACCAGCATCCCCTGCAATGCACGATGGAGAAGGAGGAGTAA